In Streptococcus parasuis, the following proteins share a genomic window:
- the ilvD gene encoding dihydroxy-acid dehydratase produces the protein MRSDMIKIGIDKAPARGLLYATGQVKSAKDFQKPFIAICNSYIDIVPGHVHLRELADVAKEAIREAGGIPFEFNTIGVDDGIAMGHIGMRYSLPSRELIADAAETVINAHWFDGVFYIPNCDKITPGMILAAMRTNVPAVFCSGGPMKGGVDMTGHHASLSSLFEAVGSYQAGEMSEQEFEFLEKNACPTCGSCSGMFTANSMNCLMEVLGLALPGNGTILAVSDERRELVRQAAKYLMENVKKNIKPRDIVTKEAIDDAFALDMAMGGSTNTVLHTLAIAREAGISYDLKDINEIAEKTPYLSKLSPSSAYTMHDVHEAGGVSAIINQLIKNGSIKGDRITVTGRTLKENVSGCEIKNEEVIHPLDHPYSPVGGLSILYGNIAQDGSVIKVGGVDPSVKTFKGEALCFDSQDEALEAIDNGTVQKGHVVVIRYEGPQGGPGMPEMLAPTSKIVGRGLGKDVALITDGRFSGATRGIAIGHVSPEAAAGGNIALIEDGDEIVIDLINRTIDVLVDDEVLAERRRHLKSFKPKIASGWLRRYTRFASSANFGGSMMTDEEFAERQAER, from the coding sequence ATGAGAAGTGATATGATAAAAATCGGGATTGACAAGGCTCCAGCGCGTGGCTTATTATACGCGACAGGACAAGTGAAGTCTGCAAAGGATTTTCAAAAACCCTTTATTGCGATTTGCAATTCCTACATCGATATTGTACCTGGACATGTTCATTTGAGAGAGTTGGCGGATGTGGCAAAAGAAGCGATAAGGGAAGCTGGTGGGATTCCGTTTGAGTTTAACACCATTGGGGTTGATGACGGTATTGCCATGGGACACATTGGAATGAGATACAGTTTACCTTCAAGGGAATTGATAGCAGATGCGGCTGAAACAGTCATCAATGCGCATTGGTTTGATGGAGTTTTTTATATCCCAAACTGCGATAAGATCACTCCTGGAATGATTTTAGCAGCTATGCGAACCAATGTTCCAGCAGTATTCTGTTCTGGAGGACCTATGAAGGGTGGTGTCGATATGACAGGGCATCATGCCAGCCTTTCTAGTCTATTTGAGGCAGTTGGTAGCTACCAAGCTGGGGAAATGTCAGAACAGGAGTTTGAATTTCTAGAAAAAAATGCTTGTCCAACTTGCGGTTCTTGTTCGGGAATGTTTACAGCCAATTCAATGAATTGTTTGATGGAGGTATTGGGACTTGCATTGCCAGGGAATGGTACAATTCTTGCAGTGTCGGATGAACGACGAGAACTTGTTCGTCAAGCGGCCAAATACTTAATGGAAAATGTTAAAAAGAATATTAAACCTAGAGACATTGTAACGAAAGAAGCAATAGATGATGCATTTGCTTTGGATATGGCAATGGGAGGGTCAACGAATACAGTATTACACACGCTAGCCATTGCCAGAGAAGCTGGGATTTCCTATGATTTGAAAGATATTAATGAAATCGCTGAAAAAACACCTTATCTTTCTAAATTATCTCCGTCATCAGCTTACACTATGCATGATGTACATGAGGCGGGAGGGGTTTCAGCGATTATCAATCAATTGATTAAGAATGGTTCTATCAAAGGGGATCGCATAACTGTAACAGGTAGAACTTTGAAAGAGAATGTTTCAGGTTGTGAGATTAAGAATGAAGAGGTTATTCATCCATTAGATCATCCATACTCACCAGTTGGTGGCTTATCCATTCTTTATGGGAATATTGCCCAAGATGGTTCCGTTATTAAGGTAGGTGGGGTAGACCCTTCTGTAAAAACATTTAAAGGTGAGGCTCTTTGCTTTGACTCTCAAGATGAAGCGCTTGAGGCAATTGATAATGGTACAGTTCAGAAAGGTCATGTTGTTGTGATTCGTTACGAGGGGCCACAAGGCGGACCTGGAATGCCAGAAATGTTAGCTCCTACTTCAAAAATTGTCGGTCGAGGTTTGGGGAAAGATGTTGCACTTATAACGGATGGTCGTTTCTCTGGTGCAACTAGAGGGATTGCGATTGGTCACGTCTCTCCAGAGGCAGCTGCTGGTGGAAATATTGCTTTGATTGAGGATGGAGATGAGATTGTGATTGATTTGATCAATCGTACGATAGATGTTCTTGTGGATGATGAAGTACTTGCTGAACGTCGTCGTCACTTAAAATCATTCAAGCCTAAAATAGCAAGTGGTTGGCTGCGTCGTTATACACGTTTTGCTTCTTCGGCCAACTTTGGTGGTTCGATGATGACCGATGAGGAGTTTGCAGAACGCCAAGCAGAGCGCTAG
- a CDS encoding aldose epimerase family protein produces the protein MIEQSQFGKGEALHFFLSNANGMKVGLTNFGARIVEVLLPVEEDGGVRNVSLSASTDEEYRRTDLYPGSTIVPVAGRISGAQTEINGVKYCFTENEPGRTLHGGIDTANEQYWETSVDQENNQVTFGITLKDGFNGFPGDVRVLATYRLSDENELFVEYRAESDKDTIFNPTNHIYFNLTGDFQQSVGAHQIRIAANRYVPLGEDNLPIGVLEEVIDTPFDFRDFASFSQGFNSQHTQNLLVKGYDHPWILEDVATPVEVLSPDGKIKLSVVTNQPSVVIYTYNFPVEELAAFHGAFSLECQGLPNACNVDGFGSILLEQGDCFFSQTAYRFSW, from the coding sequence ATGATTGAACAAAGTCAGTTTGGAAAGGGGGAAGCCCTTCATTTCTTCCTTTCGAATGCTAATGGTATGAAGGTTGGTTTGACAAATTTTGGAGCTCGTATCGTTGAGGTTCTTCTTCCTGTTGAGGAAGATGGAGGGGTTCGGAATGTTAGCCTTTCTGCTTCAACAGATGAGGAGTATAGACGAACAGATTTGTATCCTGGTTCTACAATTGTCCCAGTTGCAGGTCGTATTTCAGGGGCACAAACAGAAATAAATGGAGTGAAGTACTGTTTTACAGAAAATGAGCCGGGTCGAACCCTCCATGGTGGGATTGATACTGCAAATGAGCAATACTGGGAGACAAGTGTAGATCAGGAGAATAATCAAGTTACCTTTGGTATTACCTTAAAGGATGGTTTCAATGGATTTCCTGGTGATGTACGTGTTTTAGCAACTTATCGATTGTCGGATGAAAATGAACTTTTTGTAGAGTATCGGGCAGAGTCTGATAAGGATACCATTTTTAATCCAACCAACCATATCTATTTTAATTTGACAGGTGATTTCCAACAGTCTGTAGGGGCACATCAAATCAGAATTGCAGCAAATCGCTATGTCCCACTTGGTGAGGATAATCTTCCAATTGGAGTTTTGGAAGAAGTAATTGATACGCCGTTTGATTTTAGAGATTTTGCTTCGTTTTCTCAGGGCTTTAATAGCCAACACACTCAGAATCTCCTCGTGAAAGGCTATGATCACCCATGGATACTGGAAGATGTAGCAACTCCCGTAGAAGTATTAAGTCCTGATGGGAAAATTAAACTAAGTGTTGTAACCAATCAACCATCCGTTGTTATTTATACTTACAATTTCCCGGTTGAAGAGTTAGCTGCTTTCCATGGCGCCTTTAGTCTAGAATGCCAGGGGCTTCCGAATGCATGTAATGTTGATGGTTTTGGATCTATTTTGTTGGAACAAGGAGATTGTTTCTTCTCACAAACAGCCTATCGTTTTTCTTGGTAG
- a CDS encoding class II fructose-bisphosphate aldolase — MPLVSAEKFVQAARDNGYAVGGFNTNNLEWTQAILRAAEAKQAPVLIQTSMGAAKYMGGYKVARNLIANLIESMNITVPVAIHLDHGHYEDALECIEVGYTSIMFDGSHLPVEENLAKAKEVVELAHAKGISVEAEVGTIGGEEDGIIGSGELAPIEDAVAMVATGIDFLAAGIGNIHGPYPANWEGLDLDHLRKLTEAVPGFPIVLHGGSGIPDEQIQAAIKLGVAKVNVNTECQIAFANATRKFAAAYEANEAEYDKKKLFDPRKFLADGVKAIQASVEERIDVFGSANKA; from the coding sequence ATGCCATTAGTTTCAGCAGAAAAATTTGTCCAAGCAGCGCGTGACAACGGTTATGCAGTTGGTGGATTTAACACAAACAACCTTGAGTGGACTCAAGCTATCTTGCGTGCAGCAGAAGCGAAACAAGCTCCTGTTCTTATCCAAACTTCAATGGGTGCAGCTAAGTACATGGGTGGTTACAAAGTAGCTCGTAACTTGATTGCAAACTTGATTGAGTCAATGAACATCACAGTTCCAGTTGCTATTCACCTTGACCATGGTCACTACGAAGATGCTCTTGAATGTATCGAAGTTGGTTATACTTCTATCATGTTTGATGGTTCACACCTTCCAGTAGAAGAAAACCTTGCAAAAGCTAAAGAAGTTGTAGAATTGGCACACGCTAAAGGTATCTCAGTTGAAGCTGAAGTAGGTACTATCGGTGGTGAAGAAGATGGTATCATTGGTAGCGGTGAATTGGCTCCAATCGAAGATGCAGTAGCAATGGTTGCAACTGGTATTGACTTCTTGGCAGCAGGTATCGGTAACATCCACGGCCCATACCCAGCAAACTGGGAAGGTCTTGATCTTGACCACTTGCGTAAATTGACTGAAGCTGTACCTGGTTTCCCAATCGTATTGCACGGTGGTTCTGGTATTCCAGATGAGCAAATCCAAGCAGCAATCAAATTGGGTGTTGCTAAAGTTAACGTTAATACTGAGTGCCAAATCGCATTCGCAAACGCAACTCGTAAATTTGCAGCAGCTTATGAAGCAAACGAAGCAGAATACGATAAGAAAAAACTCTTTGACCCTCGTAAATTCTTGGCAGACGGCGTGAAAGCTATCCAAGCTTCTGTTGAAGAACGTATTGACGTATTCGGTTCAGCGAACAAAGCGTAA
- a CDS encoding helix-turn-helix domain-containing protein, translating into MFTSKVRFLLSQLEASNSDIAHYMAVNPSVVSRIRTGTSKPQKNSQAIQHFINGVYEFASHTNRLSILYSIIGDTIPNEQFQTKEALKLWLYNPEKTNLEKNGKSKPYFGEKLTSLMSLLNISNIKLAKALNVDPSYISHFRSGKRVPQINNRIFKDLCEFLTNQIKSQKKYNELRELVLYQKPIPTNQKEIKQILITWLSDTGTRLPLLPVGNLFEQVSDLNIKIDPLPKISEIATEEIMHSSTETYHSTEGMRHAVLRLLTTAILKGSEVWIYSDQSIDWMTEESNFLPRWSALMNHCISSGLKIKVIHNIHRENSELFSCIKFWLPLYLSGKIDSYYCKKEADVRFSNTLFICPGVCAIEATHVRGFEKYGNYKYYTTSYEIFSLQKQFDGLMKYSAPLLKSFTLGDRDNFLFCLSHLPIEKGNCLLSTLPVSTMSQQLVNSIIEKHSFTKEEKDAFLTFWKIQRNYLMHCLENGNDYTHCLPLFDKKTILAGKVPLDLNNIAINKEIYYDIEEYKTHLKNILSLYQSYDNFHILLQETEYFHNMQVRVGDKHVIVLKNDFPQTAFIFTNPILQRVLQLYQKQLLHKYNISSIEITRNILEHIFRVDNYIEQNQ; encoded by the coding sequence ATGTTTACAAGTAAAGTTCGATTCCTATTATCACAACTCGAGGCAAGTAATTCTGATATTGCCCATTATATGGCTGTTAACCCTTCCGTTGTCAGCCGTATTCGTACCGGTACAAGTAAACCTCAAAAAAATAGTCAAGCAATCCAACATTTTATTAATGGTGTGTATGAATTTGCTAGTCACACCAATCGTCTCTCCATACTCTACTCAATTATCGGAGACACTATTCCAAATGAACAATTTCAGACAAAAGAGGCTTTAAAACTTTGGCTATACAATCCTGAGAAAACGAATTTGGAAAAAAATGGAAAAAGCAAACCCTATTTTGGTGAAAAATTAACTTCCCTTATGAGCCTATTAAACATCTCTAATATTAAGCTTGCAAAAGCTCTAAATGTTGATCCATCTTACATTAGTCATTTCCGATCTGGGAAGAGAGTACCTCAAATCAACAATCGCATTTTTAAAGATCTCTGTGAATTTCTGACCAATCAGATAAAATCACAAAAAAAGTATAATGAGCTTAGAGAATTAGTTCTCTACCAAAAACCAATCCCAACTAATCAAAAAGAAATAAAGCAGATCCTTATTACTTGGTTGAGCGATACAGGTACAAGACTGCCACTATTACCTGTGGGCAATCTATTTGAACAGGTCAGCGATTTAAATATTAAAATTGATCCTTTACCAAAAATATCTGAAATTGCTACCGAAGAAATTATGCATAGTTCTACGGAAACTTACCATTCTACTGAAGGAATGCGTCACGCCGTTCTTCGCCTATTAACTACTGCCATTTTAAAAGGCAGTGAAGTATGGATTTACTCTGATCAAAGTATCGATTGGATGACAGAGGAGTCCAATTTTCTACCAAGATGGTCTGCTTTGATGAATCACTGCATTAGCTCTGGTTTGAAAATAAAAGTAATTCACAATATCCATCGTGAAAATTCTGAATTGTTCTCCTGTATTAAATTCTGGTTGCCACTCTACTTATCCGGGAAAATAGATTCATATTATTGCAAAAAGGAGGCTGATGTTCGCTTTTCTAATACATTATTTATATGTCCTGGTGTTTGTGCCATTGAAGCAACACATGTCCGTGGCTTCGAAAAGTATGGCAATTACAAGTATTACACTACTTCTTATGAAATTTTTTCACTTCAAAAACAATTTGATGGCTTAATGAAATACTCCGCGCCACTCCTTAAATCCTTTACATTAGGAGATCGAGATAATTTCTTATTTTGCCTGTCCCACCTGCCTATCGAAAAAGGTAATTGTCTACTTTCTACTTTGCCAGTATCTACCATGTCGCAACAGTTAGTAAATTCTATTATTGAAAAACATTCTTTCACTAAAGAAGAAAAAGACGCCTTTCTAACCTTTTGGAAAATTCAAAGAAACTATCTAATGCATTGCTTAGAAAACGGCAATGATTATACACATTGCCTTCCACTTTTTGATAAAAAAACTATATTAGCTGGAAAAGTTCCCTTAGACTTAAACAATATTGCCATTAATAAAGAGATTTATTACGATATTGAAGAGTATAAAACGCATCTAAAAAATATCCTTTCCCTGTATCAAAGCTATGATAATTTCCACATACTCTTACAAGAGACAGAATACTTTCATAATATGCAAGTAAGAGTAGGAGACAAGCACGTCATTGTCTTAAAAAATGATTTCCCACAAACTGCTTTTATCTTTACAAATCCTATTTTACAAAGAGTACTTCAACTCTATCAAAAACAGTTACTCCATAAATACAATATTAGCAGTATTGAAATTACAAGAAATATCCTTGAGCATATCTTCCGAGTTGACAATTATATAGAGCAAAATCAATAA
- a CDS encoding DNA repair protein yields MDERKLRRLKKVELLGIMLAQSRRIDELEKKVEEMERQLSEKRIKVENAGSLAEAAIQLTSIFEEAQKVADIYLTNLKNGNGGAYEMETD; encoded by the coding sequence ATGGATGAGAGGAAATTACGAAGATTAAAAAAAGTGGAGTTATTGGGTATTATGCTAGCCCAAAGTCGGAGAATTGATGAGTTAGAAAAAAAAGTAGAGGAAATGGAGCGACAATTATCAGAAAAAAGAATTAAGGTAGAGAATGCTGGAAGTCTAGCAGAAGCTGCAATACAATTGACATCGATATTCGAAGAAGCACAGAAAGTGGCTGATATCTATTTGACCAATTTAAAAAATGGCAATGGAGGTGCTTATGAGATGGAAACAGACTAA
- the lepB gene encoding signal peptidase I, whose translation MRWKQTNIKVAEEIPSTKEIESFYLSLRYRQRFLGTIRSTVFTLIVVAASAVLVSVFFLPILKIYGNSMNTTLNSGDIVVSVKSSHLDSGEVIAFYYNNNILVKRIIATSNQWVDIDEFGNVYVDNQLLEEKYLISKDFGESNIHFPYQVPEGRYFVMGDNREISIDSRNTAVGTVSEEQVVGKLIYRIWPFSEIGFIQ comes from the coding sequence ATGAGATGGAAACAGACTAATATAAAAGTTGCAGAGGAAATCCCAAGTACAAAAGAAATAGAAAGTTTCTATCTATCTTTACGGTATAGACAACGCTTTTTAGGAACAATTAGAAGTACAGTATTTACATTGATTGTCGTTGCAGCTTCAGCAGTATTAGTATCGGTTTTTTTCTTACCAATATTAAAGATTTATGGTAATTCGATGAACACAACTTTAAATAGTGGAGATATTGTTGTTTCTGTGAAAAGCAGTCATTTAGATAGTGGGGAAGTTATCGCATTTTACTATAATAATAATATTTTGGTAAAACGGATAATTGCTACGTCTAATCAATGGGTAGACATAGATGAATTTGGAAATGTATATGTAGATAATCAGTTGTTAGAGGAAAAATATCTCATTTCAAAAGATTTTGGAGAAAGTAATATTCATTTTCCTTATCAAGTGCCGGAAGGACGATATTTTGTAATGGGTGATAATAGAGAGATTTCAATTGATTCTAGGAATACAGCTGTGGGGACAGTATCTGAGGAACAAGTTGTTGGAAAATTGATTTATAGAATTTGGCCGTTTTCAGAAATTGGTTTTATCCAATGA